A window from Leptothermofonsia sichuanensis E412 encodes these proteins:
- the nifT gene encoding putative nitrogen fixation protein NifT: MKVMLRRNCAGHLVVYVAKKDLEEEVVKEVEADCETIFTLANGWELAIAGLEEPLKLPKTVEARRIA, encoded by the coding sequence ATGAAAGTCATGCTCCGTCGCAATTGCGCTGGACATCTGGTGGTCTATGTCGCCAAGAAAGATCTGGAGGAAGAAGTGGTGAAAGAAGTGGAGGCAGACTGCGAAACAATCTTCACCCTGGCAAATGGGTGGGAACTGGCGATCGCTGGATTAGAAGAACCCCTCAAATTACCGAAAACAGTTGAAGCCAGAAGAATTGCTTAG
- a CDS encoding nitrogen fixation protein NifZ, translating into MQTDEIEIDSPPTFEIGQKVRSRKLIRNDGTFPGKDIGATLARKGDVGYVVSIGTFLQSSYIYAVHFMTTGYIVGCRKKELELAEEIQ; encoded by the coding sequence ATGCAAACGGATGAAATTGAAATTGATTCACCCCCCACGTTTGAAATTGGTCAGAAGGTGCGATCGCGCAAACTGATTCGCAACGATGGAACATTCCCGGGTAAAGACATTGGTGCAACCTTAGCCCGCAAGGGAGATGTGGGTTATGTGGTTAGCATTGGTACCTTCCTGCAAAGCTCTTACATTTATGCTGTTCACTTCATGACCACAGGATATATAGTCGGTTGTCGCAAAAAAGAACTTGAACTTGCGGAGGAAATCCAATGA